The following coding sequences are from one Pigmentibacter sp. JX0631 window:
- a CDS encoding tetratricopeptide repeat protein, with protein MTDGKSEHLRVVVIDDQLNMRKALFRIFDKTGNYDVEDFGNAKEAIAWLKTHAVDLVITDIYMSQGDGFEVLAYIRGRAMQNDIPVLFISGEATKEDIVRSVDLGVSDYILKPFEPQDIIQKAESIYAKYKNPPENIKKVRFAENLFFTEKYAEAKNEFLSINEKFKPTARSLIGLAQTEAKLGNVSAALDLVNQAIEINSMYYPAYAAGADILLGNKKKVEAIPFLVKELKINGKQIHRRMLLADIYIENIKTPGNFDKAIEQMKLALHDEPTDETLLLRYAEMLWNSGNKEKGVHYCLKARRQNPESTKALMQLANFYIQDGHPIKAVNMFSDILNKSPNQYDVYLCRAKIFEKLNENEKAITDLNKIPKTIVSLRLEVLKAKGRIYAKMGKIPDAIAACEEVANMEPTADNLARVGLLFIRLKNYRSALGWYEQSTLMDPDHSKYTYNLGCCYEALKDKKKAIECYERSLKLDPNGKETIVALARIKGTAVPNTKTVSKANPPKAS; from the coding sequence ATGACTGATGGAAAATCAGAACATCTTCGAGTGGTTGTCATAGATGACCAGTTGAATATGCGTAAAGCTCTATTTAGAATTTTTGATAAAACTGGAAACTATGATGTAGAAGATTTTGGAAATGCAAAAGAAGCAATTGCTTGGTTAAAAACTCACGCTGTTGATTTAGTCATAACCGATATTTATATGTCTCAGGGAGATGGTTTTGAAGTTTTAGCATATATTCGTGGGCGTGCGATGCAAAATGATATACCTGTTTTGTTTATTTCTGGTGAAGCGACAAAAGAGGATATAGTCCGGAGTGTTGACTTAGGTGTTAGTGACTATATTTTAAAACCTTTTGAGCCTCAAGATATTATTCAAAAAGCTGAATCTATTTATGCTAAATATAAAAATCCACCCGAAAATATAAAAAAAGTAAGATTTGCTGAAAATCTTTTTTTTACTGAAAAATATGCAGAAGCCAAAAATGAATTTTTAAGTATCAATGAAAAATTTAAACCAACAGCAAGATCATTAATTGGATTAGCACAAACTGAAGCAAAACTTGGAAATGTTTCGGCTGCGCTTGATTTAGTTAATCAGGCTATTGAAATTAACAGTATGTATTATCCCGCATATGCTGCAGGTGCTGATATTTTATTAGGAAATAAAAAGAAAGTTGAAGCGATTCCTTTCTTGGTAAAAGAATTAAAGATAAATGGAAAACAAATTCATAGACGCATGTTATTAGCTGATATTTATATTGAAAATATTAAAACACCTGGAAATTTTGACAAAGCTATAGAACAAATGAAACTGGCATTACATGATGAACCTACCGATGAGACATTGCTTTTACGTTATGCTGAAATGCTATGGAATTCTGGAAATAAAGAAAAAGGAGTTCACTATTGTTTAAAAGCTCGAAGACAAAACCCCGAAAGTACCAAAGCACTCATGCAACTAGCGAATTTTTATATTCAAGATGGACATCCAATTAAAGCTGTAAATATGTTTTCAGACATATTAAATAAAAGTCCAAATCAGTATGATGTTTATTTATGTAGAGCTAAAATTTTTGAAAAGCTAAATGAAAATGAGAAAGCTATAACAGATCTAAATAAAATCCCTAAAACCATCGTTTCGCTAAGATTAGAAGTGCTAAAAGCAAAAGGCAGAATTTACGCCAAAATGGGAAAAATACCAGATGCAATTGCAGCTTGCGAAGAAGTCGCAAATATGGAGCCAACAGCGGACAATTTAGCAAGAGTAGGTTTATTATTTATAAGGCTTAAAAACTATAGAAGTGCTTTGGGATGGTATGAACAGTCAACTTTAATGGATCCTGATCATTCAAAATATACCTATAATTTAGGTTGTTGTTATGAAGCTTTAAAAGATAAAAAGAAAGCTATTGAATGTTATGAGCGATCTTTAAAATTAGATCCAAATGGTAAGGAAACAATTGTTGCTTTAGCAAGAATAAAAGGAACAGCAGTACCAAATACTAAAACAGTTTCAAAGGCGAACCCACCAAAAGCTAGTTAG
- a CDS encoding HAD-IA family hydrolase, with translation MKIAVFDFDGVIADSYKAILEVIKEISKIKNIPPLTQEDILNKSTKDLFKYLKIRWYEIPKYYKLAKKIVNLNKNLITLNPQITEMFQNLNKDKIEVIILSSNSTDLILNFVKTNLNYVNFKAIIGDVSLFKKSKKIKEVMKCFGIKNADMIYIGDEVRDVLAARKAEVLSIAVLWGKENAALLSKEKPNFIVSTGKELSEILNEFSTKKSS, from the coding sequence ATGAAAATAGCCGTTTTTGATTTCGATGGTGTAATAGCAGATAGCTATAAAGCTATTTTAGAGGTTATAAAAGAAATTTCAAAAATAAAAAATATTCCTCCTTTAACTCAAGAGGATATTTTAAATAAAAGTACCAAAGATTTATTTAAATATTTAAAGATCCGTTGGTATGAAATTCCTAAATATTATAAATTAGCAAAAAAAATAGTAAACTTAAATAAAAATTTGATAACGCTAAATCCACAAATAACAGAAATGTTTCAAAATTTAAATAAGGATAAAATTGAAGTAATCATTTTATCATCAAATTCAACAGATTTAATTTTGAATTTTGTCAAAACAAATTTAAATTATGTAAATTTTAAAGCAATTATTGGAGATGTCTCTCTTTTTAAAAAATCTAAAAAAATTAAAGAAGTAATGAAGTGTTTTGGAATAAAAAACGCTGACATGATTTATATTGGTGATGAAGTGCGAGATGTTTTAGCTGCGAGGAAAGCTGAGGTATTATCAATCGCTGTATTGTGGGGTAAAGAAAATGCGGCACTTTTATCGAAAGAAAAACCAAATTTTATTGTTAGTACAGGAAAAGAACTTTCCGAAATCCTAAATGAATTTAGTACAAAAAAAAGTAGCTAA
- the tsf gene encoding translation elongation factor Ts: MAVVTAQMVKELREMTLAGMSDCKKALDAAEGDMEKAVVILREKGLASAAKKASRAASEGVVSTVVENNIGFVFEVNCETDFVTKNDGFQAFVTNLHKIISATKPAHLDELLAANYDSTGNVKAAATALVAQIGENITVRRFERVGSGKNFVTSYVHGGGKIGVLVELSGTGIENHLNDSALNDLGKDVALQAAAMKPQYLNEQEIPAETIKAEEEIIRNKFLQQGKPEAALAKIVPSSIKTWFKEICLIDQLFVKDDSKSVAAHVAETGKKLGISDLKVVSFIRLELGQGVEKKAEDFAAEVAATVAAATKM; encoded by the coding sequence ATGGCTGTTGTAACTGCTCAAATGGTTAAAGAACTACGTGAAATGACTTTAGCTGGAATGTCTGATTGCAAAAAAGCACTCGATGCTGCTGAAGGAGACATGGAAAAAGCTGTCGTTATTTTACGTGAAAAAGGCCTTGCAAGTGCAGCGAAAAAAGCTTCACGTGCGGCTAGTGAAGGTGTTGTTTCAACCGTAGTTGAAAATAACATTGGGTTTGTTTTTGAAGTGAATTGTGAAACTGACTTCGTAACAAAAAATGACGGTTTTCAAGCTTTTGTAACAAATTTACATAAAATTATTAGCGCTACTAAACCGGCACATTTAGATGAATTATTGGCAGCTAACTATGACTCAACAGGAAATGTAAAAGCTGCTGCAACTGCTTTAGTTGCACAAATTGGTGAAAATATCACTGTTCGTCGTTTTGAGCGGGTTGGTTCAGGCAAAAACTTTGTTACTTCCTATGTCCATGGCGGCGGAAAAATTGGCGTTCTTGTTGAACTTTCTGGCACTGGAATTGAAAATCATTTAAATGATTCTGCATTGAATGATCTAGGAAAAGACGTTGCCCTACAAGCTGCTGCGATGAAACCACAATATTTAAATGAACAAGAAATTCCTGCTGAAACAATTAAAGCTGAAGAAGAAATTATTCGGAACAAGTTTTTACAACAAGGAAAACCAGAAGCTGCATTAGCTAAAATAGTTCCAAGTAGTATTAAAACTTGGTTCAAAGAAATCTGTTTAATTGATCAACTTTTTGTTAAAGATGACAGTAAATCAGTTGCTGCACATGTTGCAGAAACTGGAAAAAAACTTGGCATTTCTGATCTTAAAGTTGTTTCCTTTATCCGTCTTGAATTAGGACAAGGTGTTGAGAAAAAAGCTGAAGATTTTGCTGCTGAAGTTGCTGCAACTGTTGCTGCTGCCACTAAAATGTAA
- the rpsB gene encoding 30S ribosomal protein S2 encodes MSIEVQMRDLLDAGVHFGHQVRRWNPKMRPFIYGERNGIHIIDLQKTQKLFKDALSFIEQTVAEGGHILFVATKKQAQEIIVEEAERANMFHIHHRWLGGMMTNWQTVRSSITKLKRIEKMASDGTYDNITKREVALKERLRIKLERSLGGIKNMPGLPSAIFVIDAKKEFTAIAEANRLGIPVIAVTDTNSDPNGVDYIIPGNDDSLKAIKLYASLISDAAIAGKQRRKAESGKDDSSFSSDSGRSQVKVKRLKSRDEDEAN; translated from the coding sequence TCTATTGAAGTTCAAATGCGTGACTTACTCGATGCTGGCGTTCACTTTGGTCACCAAGTACGCCGTTGGAATCCTAAAATGCGTCCATTTATCTATGGTGAGCGCAATGGAATCCACATTATTGACCTCCAAAAAACTCAAAAACTATTTAAAGATGCTTTAAGTTTTATTGAACAAACTGTTGCTGAAGGCGGACACATTCTTTTTGTAGCTACAAAAAAACAAGCGCAAGAAATTATTGTTGAAGAAGCTGAAAGAGCAAACATGTTTCATATTCACCACCGTTGGTTAGGTGGTATGATGACTAACTGGCAAACAGTTCGTTCTAGTATTACTAAATTAAAACGCATTGAAAAAATGGCGAGCGACGGAACTTATGACAACATTACTAAACGTGAAGTTGCTTTAAAAGAACGTCTTCGTATCAAATTAGAACGCTCATTAGGTGGAATCAAAAATATGCCTGGCTTGCCTTCTGCTATTTTTGTTATCGATGCAAAGAAAGAATTTACAGCTATTGCAGAAGCAAATCGCCTAGGAATTCCTGTAATTGCAGTTACTGATACAAACAGTGACCCAAATGGCGTTGACTACATCATTCCAGGTAACGATGACAGCCTTAAAGCGATTAAGCTTTATGCTAGCCTTATCTCTGATGCTGCGATTGCTGGAAAGCAACGTCGTAAAGCAGAATCTGGTAAAGATGATTCTTCTTTCTCTTCCGATAGCGGGCGTTCACAAGTAAAAGTAAAACGCTTGAAATCTCGTGACGAAGACGAAGCAAACTAA